Proteins from one Embleya scabrispora genomic window:
- a CDS encoding MBL fold metallo-hydrolase — translation MLRAEQPKHATWEPIGPGVLRRRLPGLELNVAVVTGRDGILLVDSGSHDHEAADILASLARELPGHGLPDRVVAVVNTHGHFDHCFGNDEVLRAFPDAEVWGHADLPEYLERWAEAGRASGVEHGFDPELMRAARIVPPTRAVSAGTPVTVDLGGREVVLFAPGRGHTDHDVVVHVPDCGVLIAGDMVEESGPPVFGSDAFAAEWSDSLARVRALDASVWLPGHGAVVDEEFVIRQNRWLAEVAAGRVVPD, via the coding sequence ATGCTACGCGCCGAACAGCCGAAACACGCCACCTGGGAGCCGATCGGGCCGGGCGTACTGCGTCGTCGGTTGCCCGGGCTCGAACTGAATGTGGCGGTCGTCACGGGGCGGGACGGGATCCTGCTCGTGGACAGCGGTTCGCACGACCACGAGGCCGCCGACATCCTGGCCTCGCTGGCCCGCGAACTGCCCGGGCACGGATTGCCCGACCGGGTGGTCGCGGTGGTGAACACACACGGCCACTTCGACCACTGCTTCGGCAACGACGAGGTGCTGCGCGCCTTCCCCGACGCGGAGGTCTGGGGACACGCGGACCTGCCGGAGTATCTGGAGCGGTGGGCCGAGGCCGGTCGGGCGAGCGGCGTCGAGCACGGGTTCGACCCGGAACTGATGCGCGCCGCGCGGATCGTGCCGCCGACGCGCGCGGTGTCCGCGGGCACGCCGGTGACGGTGGACCTGGGCGGGCGCGAGGTGGTGCTGTTCGCGCCCGGTCGCGGGCACACCGACCACGACGTGGTCGTCCACGTGCCGGACTGCGGCGTGCTGATCGCCGGCGACATGGTGGAGGAGAGCGGGCCGCCGGTCTTCGGCTCGGACGCGTTCGCCGCCGAGTGGAGCGATTCGCTCGCCCGGGTGCGGGCGTTGGACGCGAGTGTCTGGCTGCCCGGACACGGCGCGGTGGTCGACGAGGAGTTCGTGATCCGGCAGAACCGTTGGCTGGCCGAGGTGGCCGCCGGGCGCGTCGTACCGGACTGA
- the hrcA gene encoding heat-inducible transcriptional repressor HrcA: protein MLDDRKQDVLRAIVQDYVATQEPVGSKALADRHNLGVSPATIRNDMAALEEEGYITQPHTSAGRVPTDKGYRLFVDRLAGVKPLSGAERRAIQTFLAGAVDLDDVVGRTVRLLAQLTHQVAVVQYPSLTRSTIRHVELLTLAPTRVMLVLITSTGRVEQRVMDTPGPVGENLLADVRARLNSRITGKRFADVPLLVQDLAEPFTAEERPIVADILATLLDTLVEHKEEKVVLAGTANLTRFGMDFPNTIRPVLEALEEHVVLLRLLGEATDPGMVVRIGHENMHEGLAATSVVAVGYGSGQETLAKLGVLGPTRMDYPGTMGAVRAVARYVGQILAES from the coding sequence ATGCTCGACGATCGGAAACAGGACGTGCTGCGTGCCATCGTGCAGGACTACGTGGCGACCCAGGAGCCGGTCGGCTCCAAGGCGCTCGCGGACCGACACAACCTCGGGGTCTCCCCGGCCACCATTCGCAACGACATGGCCGCGCTGGAGGAGGAGGGCTACATCACGCAGCCCCACACCAGTGCCGGCCGGGTGCCCACCGACAAGGGCTACCGGCTGTTCGTCGACCGGCTCGCGGGCGTCAAGCCGCTGTCCGGCGCCGAGCGCCGGGCGATCCAGACCTTCCTGGCCGGCGCGGTCGACCTGGACGACGTGGTGGGCCGCACGGTCCGGCTGCTCGCGCAGCTGACCCATCAGGTCGCCGTCGTGCAATACCCCTCGCTGACCCGCTCGACGATCCGGCACGTCGAGTTGCTCACCCTCGCGCCCACCCGGGTCATGCTCGTGCTGATCACCAGCACGGGCCGGGTCGAGCAGCGGGTGATGGACACGCCGGGCCCGGTCGGCGAGAACCTGCTCGCCGACGTCCGGGCGCGGCTGAACAGCCGCATCACCGGCAAGCGGTTCGCCGATGTGCCGTTGCTGGTCCAGGACCTCGCCGAGCCGTTCACCGCCGAGGAACGGCCGATCGTGGCGGACATCCTGGCCACCCTGCTCGACACCCTGGTCGAGCACAAGGAAGAGAAGGTCGTCCTGGCCGGGACGGCCAACCTGACCCGTTTCGGCATGGACTTCCCGAACACGATCCGCCCGGTCCTGGAAGCGCTCGAGGAACACGTCGTATTGCTGCGGCTGTTGGGCGAGGCGACCGACCCGGGCATGGTCGTGCGGATCGGACACGAGAACATGCACGAAGGACTGGCCGCGACCTCGGTGGTCGCCGTCGGATACGGCAGTGGGCAGGAAACACTGGCGAAGCTCGGAGTGCTCGGGCCGACCCGGATGGACTACCCCGGAACGATGGGAGCGGTGCGCGCCGTGGCACGGTACGTCGGACAGATCCTCGCGGAGTCGTAG
- the dnaJ gene encoding molecular chaperone DnaJ, protein MATDYYEVLGVRRDATPEEIKKAFRRLARELHPDVNPDPKTQDRFKEINNAYEVLSDPQKRQMYDLGGDPLSSGGGGGGGGFGQAGFGFSDIMDAFFGQASQRGPRSRTRRGQDAMIRIEITLEEAAFGTTREIQVDTAVTCNTCNGEGAAPGTTAQTCDMCRGRGEVSQVTKSFLGQVMTSRPCPQCQGFGTVVPHPCPECAGDGRIRARRTLTVKIPAGVDSGTRIQLAGEGEVGPGGGPAGDLYVEIVEVAHATFQRRGDDLHCTVTIPMTAASLGTKVPLQTLDGTEEIDIRPGTQSGQSIPLHGRGITHLRGGGRGDLVVHVEVQTPNKLDPEQEELLRRLAKLRGEERPSGQFTPGQQGLFSRLKDAFNGR, encoded by the coding sequence TTGGCTACCGATTACTACGAGGTCCTCGGGGTACGGCGCGACGCCACCCCGGAGGAAATCAAGAAGGCCTTCCGCCGGCTCGCTCGGGAGCTGCACCCGGACGTCAATCCGGACCCGAAGACGCAGGACCGGTTCAAGGAGATCAACAACGCCTACGAGGTCCTTTCGGATCCGCAGAAGCGTCAGATGTACGACCTCGGCGGCGACCCGCTGTCCTCCGGGGGCGGCGGGGGAGGTGGTGGCTTCGGCCAGGCCGGCTTCGGCTTCAGCGACATCATGGACGCGTTCTTCGGCCAGGCCAGCCAGCGCGGACCGCGCTCGCGCACGCGCCGCGGCCAGGACGCGATGATCCGGATCGAGATCACCCTCGAAGAGGCCGCGTTCGGCACCACCCGGGAGATCCAGGTGGACACCGCCGTCACGTGCAACACGTGCAACGGCGAGGGCGCGGCCCCGGGCACCACGGCGCAGACCTGCGACATGTGCCGCGGGCGGGGCGAGGTCAGCCAGGTCACCAAGTCGTTCCTGGGCCAGGTCATGACGTCGCGGCCGTGTCCGCAGTGCCAGGGCTTCGGCACCGTGGTCCCGCACCCGTGCCCCGAGTGCGCGGGCGACGGCCGCATCCGCGCGCGCCGCACGCTCACCGTCAAGATCCCGGCGGGCGTGGACAGCGGTACGCGGATCCAGCTCGCGGGCGAGGGCGAGGTCGGCCCCGGCGGCGGCCCGGCGGGCGATCTCTACGTGGAGATCGTCGAGGTCGCGCACGCCACCTTCCAGCGGCGCGGCGACGACCTGCACTGCACGGTCACCATCCCGATGACGGCGGCGTCGCTCGGCACGAAGGTGCCGCTGCAGACGCTGGACGGCACGGAGGAGATCGACATCCGCCCGGGCACCCAGTCGGGCCAGTCGATCCCCCTGCACGGGCGGGGCATCACCCACCTGCGCGGCGGCGGCCGTGGCGACCTGGTCGTACACGTCGAGGTCCAAACGCCGAACAAGCTCGACCCCGAGCAGGAGGAACTGCTCCGCCGCCTGGCCAAGCTGCGCGGCGAGGAACGCCCGTCGGGGCAGTTCACCCCGGGGCAACAGGGGCTGTTCTCGCGCCTGAAGGACGCCTTCAACGGCCGGTAG
- a CDS encoding NAD(P)H-dependent flavin oxidoreductase translates to MPTNVDPTRLAELPIVQAPMAGAGGPALAAAVGRAGGLGFLAAGYRSAAVLGAEIEELRSLVGDVPFGVNAFMPQPPPTRAEGELTARYARSLARAAARYGGSVGTPAPGVERDDWDAKLDLLVAHPVPVVSFTFGLPDIEAVAALRAAGTLTVATVTTPEEARLAVAHGVDALCVQGGEAGGHQGSFDNPAAPAPYGLLTLLTLIAAETDLPLIAAGGLMTGWQIEAVRLAGASAAQLGTAFLRCPESVASTAHKVALGDPAFERSVLTRAFSGRWARGLHNGFAARHEAEAPGVYPYVHHLVAPIRKAAAARGEADGLALWAGQGWRLAREEPAAEVIHRLVDEMAAARKASA, encoded by the coding sequence ATGCCGACGAACGTCGATCCGACCCGGCTGGCCGAACTGCCGATCGTGCAGGCGCCGATGGCCGGTGCGGGCGGGCCCGCGTTGGCGGCGGCGGTCGGGCGTGCCGGCGGGCTCGGGTTCTTGGCGGCCGGGTATCGGTCGGCCGCGGTGTTGGGCGCCGAGATCGAGGAACTGCGTTCGCTGGTCGGTGACGTGCCGTTCGGGGTCAACGCGTTCATGCCGCAGCCGCCGCCCACCCGCGCCGAGGGCGAGCTCACCGCGCGCTACGCCCGCTCGCTGGCCCGGGCCGCCGCGCGATACGGCGGCAGCGTCGGCACCCCCGCGCCGGGCGTCGAGCGCGACGACTGGGACGCCAAGCTCGACCTCCTCGTGGCCCACCCCGTCCCGGTGGTGAGCTTCACCTTCGGCCTGCCCGACATCGAGGCGGTCGCCGCGCTGCGGGCGGCCGGGACGCTCACCGTCGCCACCGTCACCACCCCCGAGGAGGCCCGGCTCGCCGTCGCCCACGGCGTCGACGCGCTGTGCGTCCAGGGCGGCGAGGCCGGCGGCCACCAGGGCAGCTTCGACAACCCCGCCGCCCCCGCCCCGTACGGCCTGCTGACGCTGCTCACCCTGATCGCCGCCGAGACCGACCTCCCGCTGATCGCCGCCGGCGGCCTGATGACCGGCTGGCAGATCGAGGCGGTCCGGCTCGCCGGAGCGAGTGCCGCCCAACTGGGCACCGCCTTCCTGCGCTGCCCGGAAAGCGTCGCCTCGACCGCGCACAAGGTCGCGCTCGGCGACCCCGCGTTCGAGCGCAGCGTGCTCACCCGCGCCTTCTCCGGCCGCTGGGCGCGGGGGCTGCACAACGGCTTCGCCGCCCGGCACGAGGCCGAGGCCCCCGGGGTCTACCCGTACGTCCACCACCTGGTCGCGCCGATCCGCAAGGCCGCCGCCGCGCGCGGCGAGGCCGACGGCCTGGCCCTGTGGGCCGGTCAGGGCTGGCGCCTCGCCCGCGAGGAGCCGGCCGCCGAGGTGATCCACCGGCTCGTCGACGAGATGGCCGCAGCCCGAAAGGCATCCGCTTGA
- a CDS encoding 16S rRNA (uracil(1498)-N(3))-methyltransferase, translating into MSAPVFLAPGDTIRHGRQVVLDGAEGRHAVTVRRLATGEPIVLADGAGLAVYGTVNRTEGKDTLYIDVDSRTEEPAPAPRIVVVQALPKGDRGELAVETTTEVGVDVIVPWTAARCITQWKGERGAKALAKWRATAREAGKQARRLHLPEVTEPMSTRQVTALLEAASFAGVLHEAATEPIATAAVPDEGDLVLVVGPEGGVTPEELAAFTAVGATAYRLGPTVLRTSTAGVSAASVLLARSGRWS; encoded by the coding sequence TTGAGTGCCCCCGTCTTCCTCGCCCCCGGCGACACGATCCGGCACGGCCGGCAGGTCGTCCTGGACGGCGCCGAGGGCCGACACGCCGTCACGGTGCGCCGACTCGCGACCGGTGAGCCGATCGTCCTCGCCGACGGCGCCGGACTGGCCGTATACGGCACGGTCAACCGCACCGAGGGCAAGGACACGCTCTACATCGACGTCGACTCGCGCACCGAGGAACCCGCCCCCGCGCCCCGGATCGTCGTGGTCCAGGCGCTGCCCAAGGGCGATCGCGGCGAACTCGCGGTGGAGACGACCACCGAGGTCGGCGTCGACGTGATCGTGCCCTGGACCGCCGCCCGCTGCATCACCCAGTGGAAGGGCGAGCGCGGGGCCAAGGCGCTGGCCAAGTGGCGCGCCACCGCGCGCGAGGCGGGCAAGCAGGCCCGTCGGCTGCACCTGCCCGAGGTCACCGAACCGATGAGCACCCGGCAGGTGACCGCGCTCCTCGAGGCCGCCTCGTTCGCGGGCGTCCTGCACGAGGCGGCCACCGAGCCGATCGCGACCGCCGCCGTCCCGGACGAGGGCGACCTGGTCCTGGTGGTCGGCCCCGAGGGCGGGGTCACCCCGGAGGAACTGGCCGCGTTCACCGCCGTCGGCGCGACCGCCTACCGACTCGGCCCGACCGTACTGCGCACCTCCACCGCGGGTGTCTCGGCCGCCTCGGTCCTCCTGGCCCGCTCCGGCCGCTGGAGCTGA
- a CDS encoding histidine triad nucleotide-binding protein, with amino-acid sequence MAAGEPQADCLFCKILAGDVPATIVHETKDVVAFRDINPQAPTHILVIPRAHYANAGELGADAPELAGALLAEAAVIATAEDIADSGYRIVFNTGAGAGQTVFHVHAHLLGGRGLSWPPG; translated from the coding sequence ATGGCTGCGGGGGAACCCCAGGCCGACTGCCTGTTCTGCAAGATCCTCGCCGGCGACGTCCCGGCCACGATCGTCCACGAGACCAAGGACGTGGTGGCCTTCCGCGACATCAACCCGCAGGCGCCCACGCACATCCTCGTCATCCCGCGCGCGCACTACGCCAACGCCGGCGAACTGGGCGCCGATGCCCCCGAACTGGCCGGCGCGCTGCTGGCCGAGGCCGCCGTGATCGCGACCGCCGAGGACATCGCCGACTCGGGCTACCGGATCGTCTTCAACACCGGCGCCGGCGCCGGCCAGACCGTCTTCCACGTACACGCCCACCTCCTCGGCGGCCGCGGGCTGAGCTGGCCTCCCGGTTAG
- a CDS encoding ribonuclease Z, with the protein MSTREFVVLGTASQAPTRQRNHNGYLLRWDGEGLLFDPGEGTQRQMLHAGVAAHDITRICVTHFHGDHCLGLPGVLQRLSLDRVPHPVTAHFPASGQHWFDRLHHATAFHEAAVLVEHPLAGEHVHTPAGPFTLEARRLSHPVESYGYRVVEPDGRRILPERLAAHGVAGPDVGRIQREGRIGAVTLEQVSVPRPGQKFAFVMDTRRCAAAVELARDVDLLVCESTFADADADLAHEVGHLTAREAAAIAAEAGARQLLLTHFSQRYPDVGPLLDQAREVFPDTVAAHDLDRIPIPRRRPAPE; encoded by the coding sequence GTGTCCACCAGGGAGTTCGTCGTCCTCGGCACCGCGAGCCAGGCCCCGACGCGGCAGCGCAACCACAACGGCTACCTGCTGCGCTGGGACGGCGAGGGGCTGCTGTTCGACCCGGGCGAGGGCACCCAGCGCCAGATGTTGCACGCCGGCGTGGCCGCGCACGACATCACCCGGATCTGCGTCACGCACTTCCACGGTGACCACTGCCTCGGCCTGCCCGGCGTGCTCCAGCGGCTCTCGCTCGACCGGGTCCCGCACCCGGTGACCGCCCACTTCCCGGCGAGCGGGCAACACTGGTTCGACCGACTGCACCACGCGACCGCGTTCCACGAGGCCGCCGTGCTGGTCGAGCACCCGCTGGCGGGCGAGCACGTGCACACCCCCGCCGGGCCGTTCACGCTGGAGGCCCGCCGCCTGTCCCACCCGGTCGAGTCCTACGGCTACCGCGTGGTCGAACCGGACGGCCGCCGGATACTGCCCGAGCGACTGGCCGCGCACGGCGTGGCCGGGCCCGACGTGGGCCGGATCCAGCGCGAGGGCCGGATCGGCGCGGTGACCCTGGAGCAGGTGAGCGTGCCCCGACCAGGGCAGAAGTTCGCCTTCGTGATGGACACCCGGCGCTGCGCGGCCGCGGTCGAGCTGGCTCGCGACGTCGACCTGCTCGTATGCGAGTCCACCTTCGCCGACGCCGACGCGGACCTCGCGCACGAGGTCGGCCACCTCACCGCCCGCGAGGCGGCGGCCATCGCGGCCGAGGCGGGCGCGCGGCAACTGCTGCTCACCCATTTCTCGCAGCGCTACCCCGACGTGGGCCCGCTCCTGGACCAGGCCCGCGAGGTGTTCCCGGACACCGTCGCCGCCCACGACCTGGACCGGATTCCGATTCCGCGCCGCCGGCCGGCGCCGGAATAA
- a CDS encoding PhoH family protein, with the protein MVALLGSGDSFLRVVEQGFPEVDIHVRGNEVTVSGNEAEVALVRRLFDELLIIVRTGQPLNEEAVERSVAMVRSNDGHGPAEVMTLNILSNRGRTIRPKTLNQKSYVDAIDEHTIVFGLGPAGTGKTYLAMAKAVQALQSKQVTRIILTRPAVEAGERLGFLPGTLYEKIDPYLRPLYDALHDMIDPDSIPRLMAAGTIEVAPLAYMRGRTLNDAFIILDEAQNTSAEQMKMFLTRLGFGSRMVVTGDTTQVDLPGGTQSGLRVVQEILRGVDDIAFCTLTSDDVVRHKLVGRIVDAYARYDIRVEADGRPNGDGSGNGDVPRSRGRRPIDKNGRGKHTVNMQTVEREVN; encoded by the coding sequence ATGGTGGCGCTCCTCGGTTCCGGCGACTCGTTCCTGCGAGTGGTCGAGCAGGGCTTCCCCGAGGTCGACATCCACGTCCGCGGCAACGAGGTCACCGTCTCCGGCAACGAGGCCGAGGTCGCCCTCGTCCGCCGGCTCTTCGACGAACTCCTGATCATCGTCCGCACCGGCCAGCCCCTCAACGAGGAGGCCGTGGAGCGCTCGGTGGCGATGGTCCGCTCGAACGACGGACACGGTCCCGCCGAGGTGATGACCCTCAACATCCTGTCCAACCGCGGCCGCACGATCCGTCCCAAGACGCTCAACCAGAAGAGCTACGTGGACGCGATCGACGAGCACACCATCGTGTTCGGACTCGGCCCGGCGGGCACCGGCAAGACCTACCTCGCGATGGCGAAGGCCGTCCAGGCCCTCCAGTCCAAGCAGGTCACCCGGATCATCCTGACCCGGCCCGCGGTCGAGGCCGGCGAACGCCTCGGCTTCCTGCCCGGCACCCTCTACGAAAAGATCGACCCATACCTGCGCCCGCTCTACGACGCGCTGCACGACATGATCGACCCCGACTCCATCCCGCGCCTGATGGCCGCCGGCACCATCGAGGTCGCACCACTCGCATACATGCGCGGCCGCACGCTCAATGACGCGTTCATCATTCTCGACGAGGCGCAGAACACCTCGGCCGAGCAGATGAAGATGTTCCTGACGCGGCTCGGGTTCGGGTCGCGCATGGTGGTCACCGGGGACACCACCCAGGTCGACCTGCCCGGCGGCACCCAGTCGGGGCTGCGGGTGGTGCAGGAGATCCTGCGCGGCGTGGACGATATCGCGTTCTGCACGCTCACCAGCGATGATGTGGTCCGACACAAGCTCGTCGGCCGGATCGTGGACGCGTACGCGCGCTACGACATCCGGGTCGAGGCGGACGGGCGGCCGAACGGCGACGGCTCCGGAAACGGCGACGTGCCCAGGTCGCGCGGCCGGCGGCCGATCGACAAGAACGGCCGCGGCAAGCACACAGTGAACATGCAGACAGTGGAACGGGAAGTGAACTGA
- the ybeY gene encoding rRNA maturation RNase YbeY — MSIDIANESGTGVDEHAIVDVARWTLDRMRIHPLAELSVVIVDEPAMEQLHIQWMDLPGPTDVMSFPMDELRPGKADEDPPQGLLGDVVLCPTVAERQGAAAGHTMDDELHLLTVHGVLHLLGYDHAEPDEEREMFALQKELLESWREARRAADDRG, encoded by the coding sequence ATGTCCATCGACATCGCCAACGAGTCCGGCACGGGGGTGGACGAACACGCGATCGTGGACGTCGCCCGATGGACCCTGGACCGTATGCGCATCCATCCACTGGCGGAACTGTCCGTGGTCATCGTGGACGAACCCGCGATGGAGCAACTGCACATCCAATGGATGGACCTGCCCGGTCCGACCGACGTGATGTCCTTTCCGATGGACGAGCTGCGTCCGGGCAAGGCCGACGAGGATCCGCCGCAGGGGCTGCTCGGCGACGTCGTGCTGTGCCCGACCGTCGCCGAGCGCCAGGGTGCGGCGGCCGGCCACACCATGGACGACGAGCTGCACCTGCTCACCGTGCACGGCGTGCTGCACCTGCTCGGCTACGACCACGCGGAGCCCGACGAGGAGCGCGAGATGTTCGCGTTGCAGAAGGAACTGCTCGAATCCTGGCGGGAGGCCCGCCGCGCCGCGGACGACCGCGGATGA
- a CDS encoding hemolysin family protein translates to MPADSVVRLVVGAIVLVVVAGLFACLEAALSRISRVRAEELVRAERRGAKRLLTVVQDPARYLNLALLVRVACELSAAVLVTVVCVDDFDETWQAVLVTIGIMVVVSYVAVGVSPRTVGRQHPVTVATIGAPVLFGLARVLGPLPKLLILLGNALTPGKGFREGPFASEAELRAFVDLAEKDSLIEDDEREMLHSVLQLGDTIVREVMVPRPDMVFIERHKTLRQAMSLALRSGYSRIPVIGENEDDVVGIVFLKDLARRSTMGDPGWAKESVDSIMRSATFVPDSKPADDLLREMQFERTHMVVVVDEYGGTAGLVTIEDILEEIVGEITDEYDTETAPVEPLPDGAFRVTARLPVDELGELFGLELDDEDVETVGGLLAKALGRVPIPGATAVVEGLRLVAESPSGRRNRVGTIVVRRIERGEEQPAASVEGG, encoded by the coding sequence GTGCCCGCTGACAGCGTGGTGCGCCTCGTGGTCGGCGCGATCGTCCTGGTCGTGGTGGCCGGTCTGTTCGCGTGTCTGGAGGCCGCCCTCTCGCGCATCTCGCGGGTCCGCGCCGAGGAACTGGTCCGCGCCGAACGCCGGGGCGCCAAGCGTTTGCTGACGGTCGTTCAGGACCCCGCCCGGTATCTCAACCTGGCCCTGCTCGTGCGGGTCGCGTGCGAGTTGTCGGCGGCCGTACTGGTCACCGTGGTGTGCGTGGACGACTTCGACGAGACCTGGCAGGCCGTACTGGTCACCATCGGCATCATGGTCGTGGTGTCCTACGTCGCCGTCGGGGTCTCCCCGCGTACCGTCGGTCGGCAACACCCGGTGACGGTGGCCACGATCGGTGCGCCCGTGCTGTTCGGGCTCGCGCGGGTGCTCGGGCCGCTGCCGAAGCTGCTGATCCTGCTCGGCAACGCGCTCACCCCCGGCAAGGGTTTCCGCGAGGGGCCGTTCGCCTCCGAGGCCGAACTGCGCGCGTTCGTGGACCTCGCCGAGAAGGACTCGCTGATCGAGGACGACGAGCGCGAGATGCTGCACTCGGTGCTGCAACTGGGCGACACGATCGTGCGCGAGGTGATGGTGCCGCGCCCGGACATGGTCTTCATCGAGCGGCACAAGACGTTGCGGCAGGCGATGTCGCTGGCGCTGCGCAGCGGCTACTCGCGGATCCCGGTGATCGGCGAGAACGAGGACGACGTGGTCGGCATCGTCTTCCTCAAGGACCTGGCCCGGCGCAGCACGATGGGCGATCCGGGCTGGGCCAAGGAGAGCGTCGACTCGATCATGCGCTCCGCGACCTTCGTGCCGGACAGCAAGCCGGCCGACGACCTGCTGCGCGAGATGCAGTTCGAGCGCACGCACATGGTCGTCGTGGTCGACGAGTACGGCGGCACCGCCGGCCTGGTCACCATCGAGGACATCCTGGAGGAGATCGTCGGCGAGATCACCGACGAGTACGACACCGAGACCGCGCCGGTCGAGCCGCTGCCCGACGGTGCGTTCCGGGTCACCGCCCGGCTGCCGGTGGACGAGTTGGGCGAGTTGTTCGGGCTCGAACTCGACGACGAGGACGTGGAGACCGTGGGCGGCCTGTTGGCCAAGGCCCTGGGCCGGGTGCCGATCCCGGGCGCGACGGCGGTGGTCGAGGGGCTGCGGCTGGTCGCGGAGAGCCCGTCGGGGCGGCGCAACCGGGTCGGCACGATCGTGGTGCGCCGGATCGAGCGGGGCGAGGAGCAGCCGGCGGCGTCCGTCGAGGGGGGTTGA
- a CDS encoding cytidine deaminase: MSAETPEFVVDPEDAKIVTLARATRARNGASEGAAVRDETGRTYTASTVALPSLELSALRTAVAMAVAGGARGLEAAAIVGADDTVTEADRDAVRDLGGAGTPILSAGPDAVVRTIVTV; encoded by the coding sequence GTGAGCGCCGAGACGCCCGAGTTCGTCGTCGACCCCGAGGACGCCAAGATCGTCACGCTGGCCCGGGCCACCCGAGCCCGCAACGGGGCGAGCGAGGGCGCCGCGGTACGGGACGAGACCGGGCGCACCTACACCGCGTCCACGGTCGCGCTGCCCTCGCTCGAGCTGTCCGCGCTGCGCACGGCGGTCGCGATGGCCGTCGCGGGCGGCGCGCGCGGCCTGGAGGCGGCGGCGATCGTCGGGGCCGACGACACCGTGACCGAGGCCGATCGGGACGCGGTGCGCGACCTCGGCGGCGCCGGCACGCCGATCCTGTCCGCCGGTCCGGACGCGGTCGTACGCACGATCGTGACGGTCTGA
- the era gene encoding GTPase Era → MSPMSDRPNPSAPVHRSGFACFVGRPNAGKSTLTNALVGTKVAITSGRPQTTRHTVRGIVHRPDGQLVLVDTPGLHKPRTLLGQRLNDLVRATWAEVDVIGFCIPADQKVGPGDRFIAAELAEAKRTPKVAIVTKTDLVDPQTLVQQLLAVQKMGEDVGIEWAEIIPVSAVGDSQVTLVADLLVPLLPAGPPLYPDGELTDEPEMVMAAELIREAALEGVRDELPHSLAVVIEEMIPREDRPADKPLLDVHANLYVERPSQKAIVIGHKGGRLKDVGTRARKQIEALLGTPVYLDLHVKVAKDWQRDPKQLRKLGF, encoded by the coding sequence ATGTCACCCATGAGTGATCGCCCCAACCCCTCCGCACCCGTCCACCGCTCGGGCTTCGCGTGCTTCGTGGGCCGCCCCAACGCCGGCAAGTCCACCCTGACGAACGCGCTGGTGGGCACGAAGGTGGCGATCACGTCGGGCCGCCCCCAGACCACCCGGCACACGGTGCGCGGCATCGTGCACCGCCCCGACGGCCAGCTCGTCCTGGTCGACACCCCCGGCCTGCACAAGCCGCGCACCCTGCTCGGTCAGCGGCTCAACGACCTGGTCCGGGCCACCTGGGCGGAGGTCGACGTGATCGGCTTCTGCATCCCGGCCGACCAGAAGGTCGGTCCCGGCGACCGGTTCATCGCGGCCGAGCTGGCCGAGGCCAAGCGCACGCCCAAGGTCGCGATCGTCACCAAGACCGACCTCGTGGACCCGCAGACGCTGGTCCAGCAGTTGCTCGCGGTGCAGAAGATGGGCGAGGACGTCGGCATCGAGTGGGCCGAGATCATCCCGGTCTCCGCGGTCGGCGACAGCCAGGTGACCCTGGTCGCCGATCTGCTGGTGCCGCTGCTGCCGGCCGGCCCGCCGCTGTACCCGGACGGCGAGCTGACCGACGAGCCCGAGATGGTGATGGCCGCCGAGCTGATTCGCGAGGCCGCGCTCGAAGGTGTGCGCGACGAACTGCCGCACTCGCTCGCGGTGGTCATCGAGGAGATGATCCCGCGCGAGGACCGCCCCGCCGACAAACCGCTGCTCGACGTGCACGCGAACCTCTACGTCGAGCGCCCCAGCCAGAAGGCGATCGTCATCGGGCACAAGGGCGGGCGGCTCAAGGACGTGGGCACGCGCGCCCGCAAGCAGATCGAGGCGCTGCTTGGGACGCCCGTCTACCTGGACCTTCACGTGAAGGTGGCCAAGGACTGGCAGCGCGACCCCAAGCAGCTCCGCAAGCTCGGATTCTGA